Genomic DNA from uncultured Methanospirillum sp.:
GAATCTGATTAGAGAATATCAGGAGCGATGTAAAGATGAAGAGACCTGTATGAAGAAGAAGAACACCTGGTTCAAAACTGGAAACATCATGCCCGTATCGTACGTATCCAAACCCGAACCATTGAGTAGTCCGGATCACCATCACCAGGCCCAGGGGAATAAGATAATAGAACGAATCTCTGATCTTTCTCCTATTCAGAAGATCATGCACCACAAGAACAGCAGGTAGTGCAAACCCTGTCTCGTAGGTGAGAAGACCAAGGAAATAGAAGAGCAGAGATACAGGCAGGAAATAACGGCGATTCCGGTACAGGTAGCAAAGGATCGAGGCAGCGTAAAAGAGGAACCCAACCTCGTTGCATATAGAGACAATTATCCAGGGATATGCCTCATCCTTATTCCAGAGCAAAACATAGAGGAGACAACTTACAAACGGAAGGTACGACAGGTATCCGTAATCTGCAGTTATCTTTTTGAGTATAAAATAAAGTAGAACGAGAAAGAGCGACGAGAGTACAAGCCCAGCCAGTTGTAAGCCAAATGCATCCACTCCATGAAATGAAAAGGCCAGTTTTTTCAAAGCGAACTGGATTGGACGCTGACAATCTGATAGAACTGCCAGGTAAGATCTTGCAGAGTCCGGAGAAGTTACAACATCAGACCAGTCATCGCTGTAATACGTATAATGCCTGATAAAGAGATAATTGGTAATACCATTTGTGATTAGGAGGAGAATGATCTCAATAAGAGTTTTTTTCCAGGATTGTAAGGATTTCTTCATGTAAAAACCGGGTACCTGTAACTATCAGAAAAGTGAAAGTACTGCAAAATGAGGTTATAATTTTTCAACCGTCACACGGACCCGGTCGCCAGGAACCAGTCCATGACCCTTTGGTATATCAATATTGAACCAGAGCGTGCCAGGATCATCCTGTGTGTTATCCTGGGACATCAGACAGTCTTTCTGCTCGTTGATATCAGCGACAAACTCTAAGGGTGATTCAAAGCTGACAATGGTCTTCATCAGACCCAGTTATTAGCGGAAAAAGAGTTTAATTCTTTGCAGGACTGACCATCCAGGTGGTGCTGTTTGAATAGCTCCACCTTACAATGGAGATCTCGTGACAGATTTCTGCCAGGATCGCCATGTTGGTGCCTACCTCCTTGGAAGACAGGCCCAAATCCTTTGCAATGTATTTGGACTTAAAGTAATGCCTGCCTGAACCAAGACCATTTCGGAGATAAGTTATGAGTCGCGTCTGCGTCTCATTATACTTCTCTCTCAAGCATGTGTGTGATGGCATTATACTACCTCCATCAGCGTAGTTAGAAATCAGAGTTCAGGCATATAAAGATGCTTGAATGTTGATGATCTATCATGTTATATGCGAATCCGAAAAAAAGAGATTATTCAACTGTTGAAAACTGAGCAATCTTTTCTGAAAGCCTTTCGGTAACTTCCGGGCGCATTCCTTCGACAAATTTTATACTGCCCACTACAAGATGTCCGCCACCGTTGACTCCGGCCCCGGGGAGATCATCACGAAGTTCTCTGACCATCCTCGGGATATTCATGAGTACACCACGAGATCTCAGCACAACAAAATCAGGCCCGAACCCGAGGGTAACAACCGGTTCACCGGCATATTGCTGACAGAGACGGTCATGGACCTCCCCGCAGGTCTTGCCCGGTGGTGGGAATGTAAACTTGTGGGCGTGGATCTCGACGTCGATCGTGAAGAGGTGAGCACCATTCCCTAGCACTGTATGACCCACGTGCGGCATGCAGGTTTTCACCTGTTCGATTATCGCTGCATTGGCTTCATCTTCCAGCAGTTTGACCATCTGAAGGTGACGCTCATGGTTGCCATTCAGATCTAAAATATCTTTTATCAGTTCCTTTCCATCGTTAAACCGGAGATAAAACTGAATGTAGTCTAGTGCCAGAGCTATCCGTCTGCACTCATCCTCTGAAAACCGATCCGCAGAGAGTTCAAGATATCTGCTCCGCTCCGGAGCCTCGCTCCGGTCTGCAACACCGGCTACAGCGGCGATATGTCTGATCTGTCGATCAACAGACGGGCTGATCAGGCGGGCAATCTCGGTACCGAGCATACCGGCGGTGATACCATAGTCTCCACCGACATGGTACGGGTTGACATGCGCTTCTAGGAACTGATCAACGATCTCATCAGGATGGTGATGGTCGAAGACAATCATAGGAATCCCATAGACCTTTGCCATCTTCATGGCAGGGAGATCCTCTTCAGTCGACCCGTTATCGGTCAGCAGCACCAGCGGCATCTTCTGCCCGAACCGGACGTTGTCTCTGGTCGCATAATCAAGATCCCTGACGATGTCCTCTATCTCATAGAACGGAGCTTTCGAGGGGGCACGCTTGAAGAGATAATAATCGGCATCGTAGTCTCCTCCGGACTCGTTTATCAGGGAGATGACAGCCTGTTCAATTGAGACTGCAGAACATATCCCGTCGGCATCGGCATGGTGGCGAAGAAGGATCGGCTGGGCTGTGAAGACAGCACGCCTGATGATCTTTGCGATCTTTCGCATTGCAGGCCTGAGTTTCTCAAGCACTTCGCTATCCACAAGAAGCGGCACTTCAGGTGGCTCGGCCCGGGTATCGATGGCCTGTTCAATGCCGGCAAGAACCTCATCAGCCTCGCTTCCCCGGAGCACAGTCAGGTTCTCAAGTTCGATCTGAATCTGACCTCCCCGCTGCATCACTTCTCCGGTCGCTCGGACAACATCGCCCTGGTTTGCATCAGGAAATGCCCGTTTCCCGGCCTCTACAAATCCGGCTCCATTCTCTGATCCGGTTGCATCAATAAATGTGAAGATCGTAGGCCCTGAAGTCTGTTTCACCTGGGCAACCACGCACTCAACCATCACTCTCCGTCCGACTTTTCCTCTCAGTTCGTTGAGTTGGATAGCACGCTTCTTACAGATCACCGGCTGAACCTGGTACGAGGTGATGACGACCTCCTCAAGGTCGATATTTCCGTTATCCCTGATATTTCCAACCCGCACCAGGATCGAATCCCCTTCCTGGTGACTGGTAAGCATATTGCTTTTATGAACTAGCCCTTTGGTTGAACTGTTCAGGTACACAAATGTCCCGAACGCAGCAAACCCCTGGACAGTACCGGAGTACGTCTTGCCGACAACCACGTCAGCGAGACTGCATCCATCACCCAGGCTGTATACAACAGTCTCTGTTCCTTTTGGCATACGAATTATCCACCGTTATTCAGCCGGCCGCTGCGATCAGACAAGAAGCTGAATAAAACCCCGGTTACGGGAAGAGTGCAGGGCAAAGCAAACAACCGATGGTAGTATAGTGGTAACTGGAGGGAAATAAATTCAACCATGTAGCAGGAGACCAGACGACTGAAAAAGGGAGCATTGCCGGTTTATGCTACAAGACTGTATCAAGTGCCTTCCGGAGATGCCGAAAAACGTTCAGAGAACGGTATATCAAGCATCACCAGATCATCTGGTGCGAGAATCTCACCGGAATAATATTTTCGTGCATCCAGGAGGTGCTGGTCTGCAGATGTATACCTGGTACTGATATGGAAAAGGGCCAGGCGACCAGCCCGAAGTGCTGTTGCAACTCTGCCTGCCTCCCCAGCTGTTGAGTGCATAAACTCACGTGCCCGATCCAGCTCGTTATCATCAAAGGTGGCATCGTGAATCAGAAGATCAACATCCTCACCAACAGGGGTAAGTTCAGGGAGGTTGGGTCTTGTATCTCCTGAATAAATGATCTTCCTGCCCGAACGCGGTTCACCCATGATCATCCCCGGGGTGATCAGTCGCTCCTCCCCATCCACCACCACCTGCACATCTTCTCCACGTTGAAGTCTGCCAAAGAGCGGCCCGGGTCGTACACCCAGACTTATGGCAAGTTCACGATTGAACCTTCCCGGGCGTTTGTCCTCTTCAAAGATGTATGAAAGTCCGGGGATTCCATGATCAGTTGCAACAGCATGTATCACGTACCCTTCAAACGGAAGTGTATCACCAGGCCTGACTCGTCGTGACTCGACCGGGAACTTGATCCTGCTCCGACATATCTGCTTTATATCGATGACCATCTCATGGACCGTGTCAGGGCCGTAGATCACAAGAGGCTCCTCCCTCCCTGAGAACGACATCGTCTGCAGGAGGCCAATGAGCCCGAGAAAGTGATCTGCATGCCAGTGGGTGATGAACACAGACTCAAATGAAAAGCCAGTCCGTGCCTTCATCATCTGGCGCTGTGCCCCTTCGCCGCAATCAAAAAGGAGATCATGCGATCCCCATTTCATCAGAATACAGGGGAGGTTTCTCGAGATCGTCGGGAGGGCTCCGGAGGTTCCCAGGAAGAAGATCTGCAGTGTCTCGCCGGCTATGGTCCCCACCCCCTTATCAGATCAAATGATCGCTTTGCTTCCGCTATCGAACGCCCTTCCACAACCACCACGCCAGAGTAGTGGTCAAGAAGATCCTTTGAGAGACGCTTCCAGTTGATGGTCCCTGCACCTAATGGAAGGTGTTCGTCAGATTTGCCATGGTTATCATGGATGTGAATATGCGATGCATGGTCCAGGTATTTTCTAAACGCATCAACCTTCCCGAGAGTGTTTGCATGACCGAAATCTATGGTCAGCCCGATTCCTTCAATATCTTCGATCAGACCGAGGATCTCTTCAGGGTACTGACAGAGAAAGTCAGGAATGTTGGGCATATTCTCGATACACGCAGTCACTCCATATTCCTGTGCAACCTTCCCGAACTCACGGAGGGCATCCTTCTGGAGTTGCCAGATCTTGTCAGGTACCAGTTTACCTGTACAGGAGAGATAACCCGGATGAATAGTAACCCGGTCTGTGATGGGAGCAGCTTTCCTGATGCATTCAGAGATCTGATGAACAGTCTCCTTCCAGATCGGCTCATTGATGGCAGCCGGATTGAGATCACCATAGGGAGCATGTACGGTTACCTTGAGCGAGGTGCTTGCCAGTGTCTCAATGACAGAGTTGTAGGAGTCAGGTCTGCTGAAATGGTAATTGCCGTCTGCACATACCTCCCAGCCTGAAAACCCCACCTCTTCAATACCAAATATCCAGTCGATCTCATCCCAGACTTTTGCTGACGATCCAAAATATGGACAAATACTCATGTTACTCCTGCAATCTGCTCCAGGGTCGATCTGACAGTTTTCTGATATTCAGTAAGGGTGCCGGTATTCTCAACCCTCATGGTTGCAAGGTTCATGGCTTCACGCAGACCGAACGATGACTCGCGTTCATCCCTGGAAGAGAGTTCAGAAATATCATTCAGATCATCAGACCTCCCACGGACTTTAAGCCTTTCAAACCGTGTTTCAAGAGAAGAGTCGATGGCGATGAGAATGAAATCCGGGAAGTGTTCAGCAAACTCCCTGACCTCGGCATCTCCCCTGATTCCATCGATCAGAACCATGGGTGAGTTCTGTGACTCGATGACCGGGATGCAAACATGAGCGATGGCTGCCATGCCATACTGCTCACGGAGGCGCCTTGCCACAACACCCATATTTGCATCAACCGGAGGAAGACCTTCTTTCTTAACCTCCTCCCTGATGACATCACCCATGACCACCACCGGGATACCAAGCTCTGCTGACACGGCAGAAAACTCACCCTTCCCTGATCCCGGCATTCCTACAATTCCTATTACCTTCATACCATATCTCCCCTTGCTCTCTGGTTCGTATCCGTACCGGTCGATGGAGTTCATCAGCAATCCTGGTCAGATCCTCAAACAGGAGAGATCGTATCCCGGTATATTCGCCCTGTTGGAGAACCAGATCAACATCCTGAGCAACATCAGGCACCACCGATGCTACCTGTTCGCTACTCCCCGGGAAGAGAGTCAACACCACCTCAAGAAGTGGTAAACTTCCATCATGAAGCCGGGTTGTGCAAAGTGCCAGTGATCGTTTCACTTCAGGTCCGAGTGCACGTTCTTTCCCCTTCACCGTATTTAGATTCCAGTCCGGTTTGATATCAAGGGCGATGAGATCGATCAACATTCGGGAGATCAGATCATCCAGAACTTCAGGAAATACCCCGTTTGTGTGCAGGCCAACTGCAAGCCCCATCTGCTTCACCTGATCAGCAAGATATCTGAGAGCATCAGGTTGCATCGTTGCCTCACCGCCTGAGAAGACCACCCCGCTGATGAGCAGACTCGCAGACCTGATCATGCCCAGAACATCATCAGAGGCCATCATATCAGTCCCGCTCTGTATCCCGGGATTCTGACAATACCAGCACCTGACCGGACATCCCCTGAAGAAGATGACACAGACTGATCTTCCCCGCCAGTCAACGGTACTGAGAGGGACAAAACCTGCAAAGTTCATGCGGACTGGATCTGTCACTGCGGCATAAGGTTGGTGTCCGCTTTTCATCACTGTTTTGATTGGTACCCAGTGACAGGTATCCGGAGTCACGAAGCATAGAATGGACTGAACAAATTTACTTGCGTTGCAGGAAACCAAATTGGAGTCCCCTTTTCAAAAACCGAGCCTTTATGTATCATATTACAGTACATATGAGGTATGTCAATAGTTGAGGATGCCAGGCGAGGCATCATCACCGAAGAGATGAAGACCGTAGCAGCTCAGGAAGGTGTTAGTGAAGATTATATCCGCCGTGGAATCGCTGCAGGTCACATTGTCATCCCGGTGTCGCCATACCGCAAGGTTAAGGTATGTGGTATCGGAGAAGGACTGCGCACCAAAGTGAACTGTTCCATCGGGACTTCCTCAGATATAGTTGATGTGGATATGGAAGTCGAGAAGGCAAAGGTCGGTGAGAAGGCAGGGGCTGATACCCTGATGGAACTCTC
This window encodes:
- a CDS encoding DHH family phosphoesterase; this encodes MPKGTETVVYSLGDGCSLADVVVGKTYSGTVQGFAAFGTFVYLNSSTKGLVHKSNMLTSHQEGDSILVRVGNIRDNGNIDLEEVVITSYQVQPVICKKRAIQLNELRGKVGRRVMVECVVAQVKQTSGPTIFTFIDATGSENGAGFVEAGKRAFPDANQGDVVRATGEVMQRGGQIQIELENLTVLRGSEADEVLAGIEQAIDTRAEPPEVPLLVDSEVLEKLRPAMRKIAKIIRRAVFTAQPILLRHHADADGICSAVSIEQAVISLINESGGDYDADYYLFKRAPSKAPFYEIEDIVRDLDYATRDNVRFGQKMPLVLLTDNGSTEEDLPAMKMAKVYGIPMIVFDHHHPDEIVDQFLEAHVNPYHVGGDYGITAGMLGTEIARLISPSVDRQIRHIAAVAGVADRSEAPERSRYLELSADRFSEDECRRIALALDYIQFYLRFNDGKELIKDILDLNGNHERHLQMVKLLEDEANAAIIEQVKTCMPHVGHTVLGNGAHLFTIDVEIHAHKFTFPPPGKTCGEVHDRLCQQYAGEPVVTLGFGPDFVVLRSRGVLMNIPRMVRELRDDLPGAGVNGGGHLVVGSIKFVEGMRPEVTERLSEKIAQFSTVE
- the rnz gene encoding ribonuclease Z — encoded protein: MGTIAGETLQIFFLGTSGALPTISRNLPCILMKWGSHDLLFDCGEGAQRQMMKARTGFSFESVFITHWHADHFLGLIGLLQTMSFSGREEPLVIYGPDTVHEMVIDIKQICRSRIKFPVESRRVRPGDTLPFEGYVIHAVATDHGIPGLSYIFEEDKRPGRFNRELAISLGVRPGPLFGRLQRGEDVQVVVDGEERLITPGMIMGEPRSGRKIIYSGDTRPNLPELTPVGEDVDLLIHDATFDDNELDRAREFMHSTAGEAGRVATALRAGRLALFHISTRYTSADQHLLDARKYYSGEILAPDDLVMLDIPFSERFSASPEGT
- a CDS encoding sugar phosphate isomerase/epimerase family protein — translated: MSICPYFGSSAKVWDEIDWIFGIEEVGFSGWEVCADGNYHFSRPDSYNSVIETLASTSLKVTVHAPYGDLNPAAINEPIWKETVHQISECIRKAAPITDRVTIHPGYLSCTGKLVPDKIWQLQKDALREFGKVAQEYGVTACIENMPNIPDFLCQYPEEILGLIEDIEGIGLTIDFGHANTLGKVDAFRKYLDHASHIHIHDNHGKSDEHLPLGAGTINWKRLSKDLLDHYSGVVVVEGRSIAEAKRSFDLIRGWGP
- a CDS encoding dephospho-CoA kinase, translating into MKVIGIVGMPGSGKGEFSAVSAELGIPVVVMGDVIREEVKKEGLPPVDANMGVVARRLREQYGMAAIAHVCIPVIESQNSPMVLIDGIRGDAEVREFAEHFPDFILIAIDSSLETRFERLKVRGRSDDLNDISELSSRDERESSFGLREAMNLATMRVENTGTLTEYQKTVRSTLEQIAGVT
- a CDS encoding anaerobic ribonucleoside-triphosphate reductase activating protein, which encodes MNFAGFVPLSTVDWRGRSVCVIFFRGCPVRCWYCQNPGIQSGTDMMASDDVLGMIRSASLLISGVVFSGGEATMQPDALRYLADQVKQMGLAVGLHTNGVFPEVLDDLISRMLIDLIALDIKPDWNLNTVKGKERALGPEVKRSLALCTTRLHDGSLPLLEVVLTLFPGSSEQVASVVPDVAQDVDLVLQQGEYTGIRSLLFEDLTRIADELHRPVRIRTREQGEIWYEGNRNCRNAGIREG